Within Streptomyces antibioticus, the genomic segment AGCACGGTCTCGCGCGCTCCGACGGCGGTCAGGACGGCCTGCGGCACGGCGTCCGGGTCGGACACGGGGGCCAGCTCGGCGAGCCACACCCCGTCCCGCAGATGCCGCCGCACGGCCTCGCCGACCTCCTGCGACAGCCGCGTCTTGCCCGCGCCGCCGGGGCCGAGCAGGGTGACGAGCCGGGCTCCCGCCAGATCACCCTGGATCACCTCGATATCGGCCTCCCGGCCGACGAAGGAGGTGAGCCGGGCACGGAGGTTGCCGGGGGTGGGGGTGGTGTCGGGGGCGGGGGTGGCGTCGGGGGCGGGGGCCGACGGCACCCGGAGGTCCGCGGCCGGGTCCGGGGTCCGCTCCCCCGAGGGCGCATCGACCCGTACGGCGACGGCCGCGGCGGACTCCGTGAGGCCGGTGTCGGTCCCGGCGTTCGTGTCGGCCGGCGGCCGTTCCTCGGGGCTGAGGAGTTCCGCGTGCAGGGCGCGGAGTGCGGGGCCGGGGTCGGAGCCCAGGCGGTCGGCGAGGAGGCGGCGGACCTCGTCGTAGGCGGCGAGGGCCTCGGCGGGGCGGCCGGTGTCGCGCAGGGCGCGCAGCCGCAGGGTCTGGAGCGGCTCGTCCAGGGGGTGGGCGTCGCACAGGGCGGTGAGTTCGGGGAGCGACTGCGCGGCGTGGCCGAGGGCGAGCGCCGCGGTGTGCCGGGCCCGTACCGCGTCGAGGCGGCGCGTCTCGTGGCGGGCCGCCTCCGCGGCGCGGTCGGGCAGGTCGGCGAGGGCCGGGCCCTGCCAGAGGGCGAGCGCGTCGTCGAGGAGGCCGGCCGCCTTGGCGGGGTCGCCGTCGGCGAGGGCGCGCAGCCCGTCCGCGGTGAGCCGTTCGAAGCGGTGCAGGTCGACCGCGTCGGGCGCGGCGGTGAGCCGGTAGCCGCCGGCCGTGGAGTCCACGGCGTCCGGGCCCAGCGCCCGGCGCAGCCGTCCGACCAGGGCCTGGAGCGCGCCCGTGGCGTCGGCGGGCGGGTCGCCGGCCCACACCTCGTCCACCAGGGTGCCGGCGGGCACGGTGCGTCCGGCCCGCAGCGCCAGCACGGTCAGCAGGGCACGCAGCCGCGCCCCGCCGACGGCGACGGGGGTGCCGTCCGGGCGGAGCGCCTGGGTGGTGCCGAGGATGCGGTAGCGCACGGGGTCCATTCTGTCCGGTGGCGTGGCGGGCGGTCACGGGGATCCGCCGGTGGGGCGAGCGGTTCGGTGCGGTGCGGGCGGTCCCCCAGCCTTCCATGGAACCCGGGGGGCACCGCGAGACGTTTTCCCGGTGCGCCCGGTGCCCGGTACGGTCGGGCCGTTCGGAGCGTGCGCACGAGTCCCCGGGGGAGCCCCATGACCACCGCCATCACCCGCCGCGGCGAGCGACGGATCAGTCCCGTCTTCCTCGGGATCCTGGCCGTCACGGCGGTCACCGGCTGGGCGACCTGGACCGGCTTCGCCGAGCAGCCCGGGGTCGCCGTGTTCCTGTTCGTGACGGCCGCCTGGATCGTCTCGCTCTGTCTGCACGAGTACGCGCACGCGCGCACCGCCCTGCACAGCGGGGACATCTCGGTGGGCGCGAAGGGGTATCTCACGCTGAACCCGCTGAAGTACACGCACGCGCTGCTGAGCATCGTGCTACCGGTGGTGTTCGTGATCATGGGCGGGATCGGTCTGCCGGGCGGCGCGGTGTTCATCGAGCGCGGGCGGATCAAGGGCCGCTGGCGGCAGAGCCTGGTCTCGGCGGCGGGCCCGCTGACGAACGTGCTGTTCGCGGCGGTGTGCACGGCCCCGTTCTGGCTGGACGCGCTGGACGGCGTCCCGCGCGACTTCCGGTACGCGCTCGCGTTCCTCGCGCTGCTCCAGGTGACGGCGGCGCTGCTGAACTTCCTGCCGGTGCCGGGGCTGGACGGCTACGGCGTGATCGAGCCCTGGCTGTCGTACTCGGTGCGCCGTCAGGTGGCGCCGTTCGCGCCGTTCGGGCTGCTGTTCGTGTTCGCGCTGCTGATGGTGCCGGCGGTGAACCGGGAGTTCTTCCAGGCGATCTACGCCCTCCTCGACGGCCTGGGGGTGGACGACGTCCACCGCTACTGCGGCGAGAACCTCTACCGGTTCTGGGAGGAGTCGAACGAGTACTGCGCGGTCATCCGGTGACGGACTTCCGGGCCTTCTCGCGCTTGAGGTAGTACCAGGTCATGTTGGACGACAGGCCCGCCAGCAGCACCCACACGATCCCCAGGAGGCTGCCCCGCGCGAAGGAGATCACGGCGGCGGTCACGGCGAGGAGACAGACGACGAGGGTGAAGAGGGCGAGGCGGGGCATGGGGGTCTCTCCTGTCGGTCGTGCCTGCTGGGGACACTGGGTGGTGCCGTCCAGTGTCCCCCATCCGCCCCGTCCGCTCAGACGTCGGTGACGCGCAGTCCCGCGTGCGCCTTGTAGCGGCGGTTGACGGAGATCAGGTTGGCGACCAGGGACTCCACCTGGTGGGCGTTGCGCAGCCGGCCCGCGAAGACGCCGCGCATGCCGGGGATGCGGCCGGCGAGCGCCTGGACGATCTCGACGTCCGCGCGCTCCTCGCCGAGCACCATCACATCGGTGTCGATCGCGTCGATCTCCGGGTCCTGGAGCAGGACCGCCGAGAGGTGGTGGAAGGCGGCGGTGACCCGGGAGCCGGGGAGCAGGGCGGCGGCCTGCTGGGCGGCGCTGCCCTCCTCGGGCTTCAGGGCGTAGGCGCCCTGCTTGTCGAAGCCGAGCGGGTTGACGCAGTCGACGACGATCTTGCCGGTGAGTTCCTCGCGCAGCGACTCCAGCGTCTTGCCGTGCCCGTCCCACGGTACGGCGACGATCACGACGTCGCTGCGGCGGGCGGTCTCGGCGTTGTCGGCGCCCTCGACCCCGTGACCGATCTCCTCGGCGGCGGCCTGCGCGCGGTCGGCGGCCCGCGAGCCGATGATCACCTTCTGGCCGGCCTTGGCGAGGCGGTAGGCGAGCCCCTTGCCCTGCGGGCCGGTGCCGCCGAGCACGCCGACGACCAGTCCGGAGACGTCGGGCAGGTCCCAGGGGTCCTTGGCGGGGGCCTTCGCGGGAGCGTTCTGTGCACTGTCGGTAGAGGTCATGGGCCGACTTTACGTGGGGCGCGCGGGGCCGCTTTCGCCGTGCCGGGTGAAGGTGCGGCGAACCGCCCACGGCCGGTGTCCGATTGGGGCAGGATGCGGCGGCATGGACGCCGTACGGGTCGCGCTGCTGCGCGAGGTGCTCGCCGGGACCGAGTGGCTGGGGGCCACCCGCGGGTTCGCCGCGGTGCTGCGGGGCTCGGTGGTCTCGCACGGGGGCGGGCTGCTGCTGGTGGGCACGGCGGAGTACGAGCCGTGGCATCTCGCGGCGCATCTGGTGGACGAGGCGGCCTGGTCCGGTACGCCGGAACTGGCGCCGACCCTGGTACGCCATCACGCGCGCCCCTCGGACCCCCCGCACCTGGCGGTGGGCCTCGGCCGGATCGGCGCGGCCCGGCGCGGCGAGACCCTGCTGGTGGCCTCACCGGCCGCGGACGCGCCGCTCCTGGACCGGGTGGCGGACGCCCGTCGCGCCGGCGTGACAGTCCTCGCCCTCGGCCCGCCCGAGCCCGACCTGACGTCCCTGGCCCACGAGTCGCTCCCGGTGCCGGACGGCTCGGAACTGGACCTGGACACGGTCCAGCACCTGGTCAGCGCGGCAACGGGCGAGAACCCCCACCCCGGCCACCCCGGCCGCCCCCGCCACACCCTGCGCACCCGCCTGGCCGCCCTGGCAGAATCCCTGACGGCCCCACCGCCACCGCCCTGGTGACAGTTCGGGTCGACCGACACGGAGGCCAGGCGGACGCCCCCTCGACGACGGGCCGCGCGCGGAGCTGGTGCTCTCCGTCCGCGGCGGCCGCGGGGACTCAGCCCCCGCCGGAGTCCCCCGCCCACCGCCGAGGCGGCCGACGGGAACCCACAACCCAGCCACGCGCGCACCGGACGCCCCCGGCGGGGCTCAGCCCCGGGCCCCCGCCCATCGGCGAAGCGACCGGCGAGTGGCCCACAGCCCGACCGCGCGCCGCGCCGCACGCCCCCGGCGGGGCTCAGTGCCCGTCCGGGCCCAGCCGCGCCCGCTAGACCCTGCCCGGCAGCCGCACCGCCCTGGCGGACTCACCGCGCCCCAGTCAAAGGGCTAGTGCCCCGGCGGGGGCTCAGCCCCTGTCAGGGTCCACCGCCCACCGCCGAGGCGGCCTACAGGAACCCCACAACCCAGCCACACGCCGCCCCGGGCGCCCCCGGCGGGACTCCCCCTGTCCGGGGCCCCACCCACCGGCGAGGCGGCCGGTGGAAACCCCACAGTCCGACCGCGCACCGCACCCCGCGCCCCGGCGGGGCTCCGTGCCCGTCCGGGCCAGGCCGCGCCCGCCGGACCCTGCCCGGCAGCCGCGCCGCCCTGGCGGGCCGCCTCGCCCCCGGTAAGGGGCTAGTCCTCCTCCTGGGTGCCCGTCGGGGTGTCGTGCCACTTGGGGTCGTTCTCCCACTGGAGGTTGCGTTCGCGGGCGGTGTCCATCGCGTGCTGGGCCTCCTCGCGGGACGCGTAGGGGCCGAAGCGGTCCTTGCCGGGGCAGTCCGGACCCTCCTCCACCTTCTTGTGCTCCAGGCAGTAGAACCACTCGCCCGGCTTTCCCGTGACGCGCTTCTTGAACAGCGGCATGACCTGCTCCTCTCGCCACCCCACATGTTCCCCCACCGCCGCTCGATAGACTCGCCGGCATGTCTGGCCAGTCGCTGCTCGTTCCAGGGGAGCTGTCCCCCACCCGTTCCGTGCCCGGAAACATCCGCCGTCCCGAGTACGTGGGCAAGCCCGCGCCGACGCCGTACACCGGTCCGGAGGTGCAGACGCCCGAGACGATCGAGGCGATGCGCCGCGCCGGGCGGATCGCGGCGCGCGCCATGGCGGAGGCCGCGAAGCTGATCGCGCCGGGGGTGACCACCGACGAGCTGGACAAGGTGGCGCACGCGTACATGTGCGACCACGGCGCCTACCCCTCCACGCTCGGCTACCGCGGCTTCCCGAAGTCCCTGTGCACGAGCGTCAACGAGGTGATCTGCCACGGCATCCCGGACTCGACGGTGCTGCGGGACGGCGACATCGTCAACCTGGACGTGACCGCGTACATCGGCGGGGTGCACGGCGACAACAACGCCACGTATCTCGTGGGGGACGTCGACGAGGAGAGCCGGCTGCTGGTCGAGCGGACCCGGGAGTCCCTGGACCGTGCGATCAAGGCGGTCAAGCCGGGCCGCCAGATCAACATCATCGGGCGGGTCATCGAGTCGTACGCCAAGCGCTTCGGGTACGGCGTGGTGCGGGACTTCACCGGTCACGGCATCAACTCGTCGTTCCACTCGGGCCTGATCATCCCGCACTACGACAGCCCGCACGCGACCACGGTCATCCAGCCCGGGATGACGTTCACGATCGAGCCGATGCTGACGCTGGGCACGCACGAGTACGACATGTGGGACGACGGCTGGACCGTGGTCACCAAGGACCGCAGGCGGACCGCCCAGTTCGAGCACACGCTGGTGGTGACGGAGACCGGCGCGGAGATCCTCACGCTGCCCTGACCCCACTCCCCTGCCGCAAGAAGGCCCGCTCTCCACTCGGAGGGCGGGCCTTTCGGCGTCCGGGTACGTTTTTACCGACCGCTTGTCGGAAAGGTTACCGACAGAAGGTCGGCAAGGCATTGACTTAGGTAAGCCTAACCATAGAAAATCTGCCCCATGGACTCGTTCTCGACACTCATCCGCACCGCGTCCCACGAACAGCACGTGGAGGCGGAGACCTCGACGTTCATGAGCGACCTGCTCGGCGGCAGACTCGGCGTGGACGCGTACGCGCGCTACACCGAGCAGCTCTGGTTCGTGTACGAGGCACTGGAGGCCGGCGCCGGCCGGCTGGCGTCGGACCCGGTGGCGGGCCCCTTCGTCCAGCCCCGGCTGTACCGGCTGCCCGCGCTGGAACGGGACCTGGCCCATCTGCGGGGCCCCGACTGGCGCGCGGGCCTGTCGGCGCTGCCCGCCACCCGGGTCTACGCCGACCGGGTGCGCGAGTGCGCCGAGCAGTGGCCCGCCGGTTACATAGCCCACCACTACACCCGCTACCTCGGCGACCTCTCCGGCGGCCAGATCATCCGCGACAAGGCGGAGAAGACCTGGGGGTTCGAGAAGAAGGGCGACGGCGTCCGCTTCTACGTCTTCGAGGAGATCGGCAACCCGGCCGCGTTCAAGCGCGACTACCGCGAACTGCTGGACGGGGTACGGGCGGACGACCTGGAGAAGCAGCGGATCGTGACCGAGTGCAAGCGCGCCTTCGCGCTGAACACGGCCGTCTTCCGAGCGCTGGGCGAGGAGTTCCCGCTCTCCGCGTGACCAGCGTGGTCGGCGTGATCAGCGTTCCAGGAAGACGCGGCCGCCGATCTCCACCCATCCGTACGGCTGCGGGGCGGTGAGGATCTGGGAGCCGGCGCCCTGGGTGATGTTCAGGGCGCGGCCCAGTCGCTCGGTGAGCAGCAGGGCGGCCGCGCCGGTCGCCTCGTCCTCCTCGACGCCGTCGTCGCGGCCGGGGAAGCCGCGGGCGCGGATCCGGCCGGCCGGCTCGTCCTCCCAGGCCCACGCGTAGATCCACTCGCCGGGCGGCGGCACCGCCAGGTCGTCGACCTCGGCGGCACTGCCGTACTGGCGCAGGGTGCGCGGCGGGGCCCACTCCGCCCGCGCCTCGATCCAGCTGAACTCGCCGTCCAGCCGGACGCCGACCACCCCGGCCGGGGTGACCAGTTCGGGCACGTCGAGCAGCCAGGCCGTGCCCACGCAGGGGTGGCCGGCGAAGGGCAGCCGCAGGGTGGGCGTGTAGATGTCGATGACGCCCCGCTCGGGGTCGTCGACGAACACCGTCTCGCTGAAGCCGAGCTTCGCCGCGAACTCCTGGCGGTCCCGGCGGTCGGGCAGGACGGAACCGTCGCGGACCACGGCCAGTTCGTTGCCGTAGCCCCGGTTCGGCGCGCAGAACACGCGGAGCACGTCGTAATCAGTCACCCGGGCATTGAAACACCGCCCGCCCACCTGTCTTGATGTAGGTAAGCCTCACCTAAGGTTCCCTCGTGACCGTCCTGGACAAGCAAGTCGAATCCGTGGCCCGTGCGACGGTGCCCCGCGGCTCGCGCGGCACCGCCTGGCTGCTCACCGCCGGGCTGGTGGTGGCGCTGGCCGTGCTGGTGCCGGTGGCCGGTGCGCTGGGCGCGTATCCGATCCCGGTCGGGGACGTGCTGTCCTCGGTGCAGCACCGGATCGGGCTGGGCGGCGGCGAGCTGGACCGGGTCGCCGAGTCGGTGCTGTGGAACGTGCGCTTCCCGCGGATCGTGCTCGCGCTGCTGGTGGGCGCGTCGCTGGGGTGTGCGGGGGCGCTCATGCAGGGCGTGTTCGGCAATCCGCTCGCCGAGCCGGGGGTCATCGGCATCTCCTCGGGCGCGGCGGTGGGGGCGGTCGCCTCGATCGCGTTCGGCTTCACCTTCCTCGGCAACTGGAGCGTGCCCGCGTTTGCGTTTCTCAGCGGGCTCGGGACGGTGCTGCTCGTGTACGCGCTGTCGCGGTCCGGGGGGCGGTCGGAGGTGGTGACGCTGATCCTCACCGGGATCGCCGTCAACGCGTTCGCGGGGGCGTTGATCGGGCTGTGCCTGTTCTTCGCGGACGCGGCGGCGATCCAGCAGATCACCTTCTGGCAGCTCGGCTCGCTCTCCCAGGCGACCTGGCCCAAGGTCCTCGCGGTGCTGCCGTGCGCGGCGATCGGGCTCGGGCTGGCGCCGCTGTACTCCCGGCGGCTGGACCTGCTGGCGCTCGGCGAGCGGCCGGCGCGGCATCTGGGGGTCGAGGTGGAGCGGCTGCGGATCGTGCTGATCCTGGTGATCGCTCTGCTGACGGCGGCGGCGGTGAGCGTGTCCGGGATCATCAGCTTCGTGGGGCTGGTGATCCCGCATCTGCTGCGGATGGCGGCGGGGCCGGGGCATCGGTTCCTGGTGCCGGGGAGTGCGCTGCTGGGGGCGCTGGTGCTGTTGGCGGCGGATCTGGCGGCGCGGACGGTTGCCGTTCCGGCGGAGTTGCCGCTGGGTGTTCTCACGGCGCTGCTGGGGAGCCCGTTCTTCTTCTGGCTGCTGCGGAGGACGCGGCGGCGGCAGGGGGGTTGGGCGTGACCCCGGTCCAGGTTCGCGCGGTTCGCCGTGCGGCGGGGGGTGGGACGGCGGGTGCGGGTGCGTGGTGGCTGGTCGCGCAGTTCCCCGCGCCCCTAGGGGACCTCCGGCCCCCAGCCATCCGTCGGGGCCACGCGGAACGGGGTGCCACCCGGGGGCAGGCGGCGGGTGCGGGTGCGTCGTGGCCGGGCGCGCAGTTCCCCGCGCCCCTGGGGGGCGGGCCCTTCGGGCCCTGGCCCCCATCTGCCGATGTCCCCTCCCTCCCCCTCTTTTCAGGAGTCCTTGTATGAGAGTTCTTCGTGGTCGGGCCCTGCCTCCGGAGGGTGTTGCCCGGGGGGATGTCGTCGCTGAGGCCGATGGGGTGTGGGTGCGGCTCGGGGGGCGGGAGGTGTTGCGGGGGGTCGATGTGCGGGTGCGGGCCGGGGAGGTGCTTGCGCTCGTCGGGCCCAACGGGGCCGGGAAGTCGACGCTGCTCGCCGCGCTCGCGGCCGATCTGCCGGCGTCGAGCGGTACCGTGCGGATCCACGGGCGGCCCGCCGGGGGGTGGTCCGCGCCGGAACTCGCTCTGCGGCGGGCCGTGTTGCCTCAGGCGGCGGTGCTGTCGTTCCCGTTCACCGTGGCGGACGTGGTCCGGATGGGACGCGCGCCGCACGACTCCTCGCCCGCCGAGGACGAGGCGGTGATCGCCGAGGCGATGGCGGCGACCGAGGTGACCGACTTCGCCGCACGGCCGTTCTCCGCGCTGAGCGGCGGCGAGCGGGCCCGGGTGGCCCTCGCCCGGGTGCTCGCCCAGCGCGCGCCGCTGCTCCTGCTGGACGAGCCGACCGCCGCGCTCGACCTCAAGCACCAGGAGCTGGTGCTGCGGCTGTGCCGGGAACGCGCCCGGGAGGGCGACGCAGTCGTGGTCGTCCTGCACGATCTGGGGCTCGCGGCCGCCTACGCGCACCGGGTCGCCGTCCTGCACGAGGGACGGGTCGCGGCGGACGGGCCGCCGGCCGAGGTGTTCACCGGACGGCTGCTGTCGGAGGTGTACGACCAGCCGGTGGAGGTGCTTCCGCACCCGCGGACCGGAGCGCTCCTGGTGACCCCCGAACGGGACCCCGACAAGGATCTCGACAGGGACCCCGACAGGGACCTCGAACGGAACCTTTGAATCTCCTTTGACCTGCCCTTGGGGTCCGCTTTCGGTCACCGTGATCGGGTCGTTCCCATACGGGTGTCTATGAGAGCTGAATCACTGCACGGCAGGGTACTTCGCAGGTAAGGCTTGGATAAGTTAGGCAAGCCTCACTCACCCCGGGTGGGCCCTGTCACTCGATTTTCAGCCAGCCGGGAGCGCGCATGCGAGCCGCCAGACTGTCCGCCGTCACCGCCGTCGCCGTCGTGTCGGCCCTCACCGCCGTCACCGGCTGCACCGAGAAGAGCGACGCGAAAAGCGGCGACCGGGTGATCACGGTGACCGCGACCGACAGCGAGTGCGAGACCTCGGCGAAGGAGATCTCCGCCGGGCACGTCGAACTGGCCATCGAGAACAAGGGTTCCAAGGTCACCGAGGTCTACATCCTCTTCCCGGACGACCGGGTCGTCACCGAGCGCGAGAACATCGGCCCCGGCACCAAGCAGCGGGTCACCGCCGAGGTGAAGGCCGGTTCCTACCAGATCGCCTGCAAGCCCGGTATGAAGGGCGACGGCATCCGCCAGGACCTCAAGGTCACCGGCGGCAAGGCCGCCGCGCGCGACCCGCGGCTCGACGCGGCCGTCGCCGCCTACCGCAAGTACGCGCAGGAGCAGGCCGACGCCACCCTGCCGCTGGCCAAGACCTTCGCCGAGGCGGTCAAGGCCGGTGACCTGGAGGCCGCCAAGAAGGCGTACGCGCCCTCCCGGATCGGCTGGGAGCGCACCGAGCCGGTCGCCGAGTCCTTCGGTGACATCGACCCGAAGGTCGACGTCCGCGCGGACGGTCTGGAGGAGGGCCAGGACCCGGCCACCGACTGGACCGGCTGGCACCGGCTGGAGAAGTCCCTCTGGCAGGACAAGAAGATCACCGACCGGGACAAGCAGCTCGCCGACCAGCTCATCACCGACCTGACCGACTGGCAGAACCGGGTCGGCAAGGCCGAGATCACCCCGACCTCCATGGCCAACGGCGCCAAGGAGCTGCTCGACGAGGTCGCCACCGGCAAGGTCACCGGCGAGGAGGAGCGCTACTCGCACACCGACCTGGTCGACTTCAAGGCCAACGTCGAGGGCGCGCAGAAGTCGTACGAGCTGCTCAAGCCGGTCGCCAAGGAGAACGACGCGGCCCTGGTCACCGAGCTGGACAAGCAGTTCGCCGCGCTGAACACGCTGCTGGACAAGTACCGCCCGAACACGACGTCGTACGAGTTCACCTCCTACGACAAGGTCGGCGCGGCCGACCGCAAGGAGCTGTCGGACGCGGTCAACGCGCTCGCGGAGCCGCTGTCGAAGCTCGCCGCCGCCGTCGCGAAGTAGCGCGGGACGGGGACGAGAAGCGGCGAAGGGCAGCGAGGGATGAGCGACATGACGCAGAGTCAGGGCGACGGGCCGTCGCGGCGGGCGCTGATCGGCTGGGGCGGTGCCGGGCTCGCGCTCGGTGCCGCCGCGGCGGGCGGCGCGGTCGCGGTGACCCGCGGCGGCGAGGACTCCGGTCCCCCGGACGCCGGGGCGGGCGCCGCCGTCGCCTTCCACGGCCCGCACCAGGCCGGGATCGCCACCCCGGTCCAGGACCGGCTGCACTTCGCCGCGTTCGACGTGACGACCACCGATCGCGCCGAGTTCGTACGGCTGTTGAAGGACTGGACGGACGCGGCCCGGCGGATGACGGCCGGAAAGGCCGTCGGAGAGGGCGCGTTCGGCGGTCTGCCCGAGGCCCCGCCGGACGACACCGGCGAGGCGCTCGGTCTCAAGCCGTCCCGGCTGACGCTGACGGTGGGCTTCGGACCGTCCCTGTTCCGGAAGTTCGGGCTCGACGCGCGGCGGCCGGACGCGCTGATCGACCTGCCCCGGTTCGCCGGGGACGCGCTCGACGCGACCCGCTCCGACGGCGATCTGTGCGTCCAGGCGTGCGCGGACGATCCGCAGGTCGCCGTGCACGCGATCCGCAACCTGGCCCGGATCGGCATGGGCAAGGTCGTCATCCGCTGGTCGCAGCTCGGCTTCGGCAAGACCTCGTCCACGACGCCCGACGCGCAGACCCCCCGCAATCTCATGGGCTTCAAGGACGGCACCCGCAACATCGCGGGCACCGAGACCGGCCGGCTGGAGAAGTTCGTGTGGGTCGGCGAGAAGGACGGCCCGGCGTGGATGACCGGCGGCTCGTACCTGGTCGCCCGGCGGATCCGGATGCACATCGAGACCTGGGACCGCACCTCGCTCCAGGAGCAGGAGGACATCTTCGGCCGGGACAAGGGCGAAGGCGCCCCGGTCGGCAAGGCGAAGGAACGCGACGAGCCGTTCCTGAAGGCCATGCTGCCCGACGCGCACGTCCGGCTCGCCCACCCCGACTCCAACGGCGGCGCCACCCTCCTGCGGCGCGGCTACTCCTTCACCGACGGCACCGACGGCCTCGGCAGGCTGGAGGCGGGCCTGTTCTTCCTGGCCTACCAGCGCGATGTGCGCGAGGGGTTCGTGCGCGTGCAGCGCAACCTCGCCACCGACGCGCTCAACGAGTACATCCAGCACGTGGGTTCGGCGGTCTTCGCGATCCCGCCCGGCGTCCGCGACCAGGACGACTGGTGGGGCCGGACGCTGTTCTCCGAGGAGGCGTAGCCCGTGTTCTCCAACTACCTGATCGGACTGCGGGAGGGCCTGGAGGCCTCGCTCGTCGTCTGCATCCTCATCGCCTATCTGGTCAAGACCGACCGCAGGGACGCCCTGGGGCCCGTGTGGGGCGGTATCGCCATCGCGGTGCTGCTCGCGCTGGGCTTCGGCTCCGTCCTCGAATTCGGCTCCCAGGAACTGACGTTCAAGGCCCAGGAGGCGCTCGGCGGCTCGCTGTCGATCCTCGCGGTCGGCCTGGTGACGTGGATGGTGTTCTGGATGCGGCGCACCGCCCGGCATCTGAAGTCCGAGCTGCACGGCAGGCTCGACGCGGCCCTCGCGATGGGCACCGGCGCACTGGTGGCCACCGCCTTCCTCGCCGTCGGCCGGGAGGGGCTGGAGACCGCCCTGTTCGTGTGGGCGTCCGTGCACGCGGCCGGCGACGGCACCCCGCGCCCGCTGATCGGCGTGGCGCTCGGCCTCGCGACGGCGGTGCTGCTGGGCTGGCTGTTCTACCGCGGCGCCCTGCGGATCAACCTGGCGAAGTTCTTCACCTGGACGGGCGGCATGCTCGTCGTCGTGGCCGCGGGCGTGCTGGCGTACGGCGTCCACGACCTCCAGGAGGCCGACTGGGTGCCGGGGCTGACGGACAAGGCGTTCGACGTCAGCGGCACGATCCCGCCCGACAGTTGGTACGGGACGCTCCTCAAGGGCGTGTTCAACTTCCAGCCCGACCCGACCGTCGTCCAGGTCACGGTGTGGCTGCTGTACCTGGTCCCGACACTCGCCCTGTTCCTCGCCCCGGTAGGGTTCGGCTCCGGGAAGGGGAAGGTGAAGACACCTGATGAGGCACGTGGAGACGCATCCGGGGAGCAGGGGGCGGCGCGGCCCTCGGACACTCCGCGGCCGTGACCGGGGCGCGCTGCTGGCCGTCTCGGCGGCCGCCGTCCTGTCGTTGACGGCGAGCGGGTGCGTGGTGGTCCACGGGGAGCGCGAGGTGCTGCCCTCGGCGACCCGGGCCGAGGCGGCG encodes:
- a CDS encoding site-2 protease family protein: MTTAITRRGERRISPVFLGILAVTAVTGWATWTGFAEQPGVAVFLFVTAAWIVSLCLHEYAHARTALHSGDISVGAKGYLTLNPLKYTHALLSIVLPVVFVIMGGIGLPGGAVFIERGRIKGRWRQSLVSAAGPLTNVLFAAVCTAPFWLDALDGVPRDFRYALAFLALLQVTAALLNFLPVPGLDGYGVIEPWLSYSVRRQVAPFAPFGLLFVFALLMVPAVNREFFQAIYALLDGLGVDDVHRYCGENLYRFWEESNEYCAVIR
- a CDS encoding biliverdin-producing heme oxygenase, which encodes MDSFSTLIRTASHEQHVEAETSTFMSDLLGGRLGVDAYARYTEQLWFVYEALEAGAGRLASDPVAGPFVQPRLYRLPALERDLAHLRGPDWRAGLSALPATRVYADRVRECAEQWPAGYIAHHYTRYLGDLSGGQIIRDKAEKTWGFEKKGDGVRFYVFEEIGNPAAFKRDYRELLDGVRADDLEKQRIVTECKRAFALNTAVFRALGEEFPLSA
- a CDS encoding heme ABC transporter ATP-binding protein, whose amino-acid sequence is MRVLRGRALPPEGVARGDVVAEADGVWVRLGGREVLRGVDVRVRAGEVLALVGPNGAGKSTLLAALAADLPASSGTVRIHGRPAGGWSAPELALRRAVLPQAAVLSFPFTVADVVRMGRAPHDSSPAEDEAVIAEAMAATEVTDFAARPFSALSGGERARVALARVLAQRAPLLLLDEPTAALDLKHQELVLRLCRERAREGDAVVVVLHDLGLAAAYAHRVAVLHEGRVAADGPPAEVFTGRLLSEVYDQPVEVLPHPRTGALLVTPERDPDKDLDRDPDRDLERNL
- a CDS encoding FecCD family ABC transporter permease translates to MTVLDKQVESVARATVPRGSRGTAWLLTAGLVVALAVLVPVAGALGAYPIPVGDVLSSVQHRIGLGGGELDRVAESVLWNVRFPRIVLALLVGASLGCAGALMQGVFGNPLAEPGVIGISSGAAVGAVASIAFGFTFLGNWSVPAFAFLSGLGTVLLVYALSRSGGRSEVVTLILTGIAVNAFAGALIGLCLFFADAAAIQQITFWQLGSLSQATWPKVLAVLPCAAIGLGLAPLYSRRLDLLALGERPARHLGVEVERLRIVLILVIALLTAAAVSVSGIISFVGLVIPHLLRMAAGPGHRFLVPGSALLGALVLLAADLAARTVAVPAELPLGVLTALLGSPFFFWLLRRTRRRQGGWA
- the map gene encoding type I methionyl aminopeptidase — encoded protein: MSGQSLLVPGELSPTRSVPGNIRRPEYVGKPAPTPYTGPEVQTPETIEAMRRAGRIAARAMAEAAKLIAPGVTTDELDKVAHAYMCDHGAYPSTLGYRGFPKSLCTSVNEVICHGIPDSTVLRDGDIVNLDVTAYIGGVHGDNNATYLVGDVDEESRLLVERTRESLDRAIKAVKPGRQINIIGRVIESYAKRFGYGVVRDFTGHGINSSFHSGLIIPHYDSPHATTVIQPGMTFTIEPMLTLGTHEYDMWDDGWTVVTKDRRRTAQFEHTLVVTETGAEILTLP
- a CDS encoding PhzF family phenazine biosynthesis protein, which gives rise to MTDYDVLRVFCAPNRGYGNELAVVRDGSVLPDRRDRQEFAAKLGFSETVFVDDPERGVIDIYTPTLRLPFAGHPCVGTAWLLDVPELVTPAGVVGVRLDGEFSWIEARAEWAPPRTLRQYGSAAEVDDLAVPPPGEWIYAWAWEDEPAGRIRARGFPGRDDGVEEDEATGAAALLLTERLGRALNITQGAGSQILTAPQPYGWVEIGGRVFLER
- the efeO gene encoding iron uptake system protein EfeO; protein product: MRAARLSAVTAVAVVSALTAVTGCTEKSDAKSGDRVITVTATDSECETSAKEISAGHVELAIENKGSKVTEVYILFPDDRVVTERENIGPGTKQRVTAEVKAGSYQIACKPGMKGDGIRQDLKVTGGKAAARDPRLDAAVAAYRKYAQEQADATLPLAKTFAEAVKAGDLEAAKKAYAPSRIGWERTEPVAESFGDIDPKVDVRADGLEEGQDPATDWTGWHRLEKSLWQDKKITDRDKQLADQLITDLTDWQNRVGKAEITPTSMANGAKELLDEVATGKVTGEEERYSHTDLVDFKANVEGAQKSYELLKPVAKENDAALVTELDKQFAALNTLLDKYRPNTTSYEFTSYDKVGAADRKELSDAVNALAEPLSKLAAAVAK
- the npdG gene encoding NADPH-dependent F420 reductase produces the protein MTSTDSAQNAPAKAPAKDPWDLPDVSGLVVGVLGGTGPQGKGLAYRLAKAGQKVIIGSRAADRAQAAAEEIGHGVEGADNAETARRSDVVIVAVPWDGHGKTLESLREELTGKIVVDCVNPLGFDKQGAYALKPEEGSAAQQAAALLPGSRVTAAFHHLSAVLLQDPEIDAIDTDVMVLGEERADVEIVQALAGRIPGMRGVFAGRLRNAHQVESLVANLISVNRRYKAHAGLRVTDV